A part of Carassius auratus strain Wakin unplaced genomic scaffold, ASM336829v1 scaf_tig00002951, whole genome shotgun sequence genomic DNA contains:
- the LOC113070099 gene encoding brain-specific homeobox/POU domain protein 3-like, producing MMSMNSKQPFSMHPILHEPKYTPLHSSSEAIRRACLPTPSLQGNIFAGFDETLLQRAEALAAVDIVAQKSHPFKPDATYHTMTSMTGMTCTPTSSSGHLHHPSVLTSHHHHPHHQPTQGLEGDLLDHLTPGITIGGMPGSDVCSTASHPHSHMSAINHMQHHHPQSMNMHHHGLGSHTSMGGGGDSEPDPRELESFAERFKQRRIKLGVTQADVGSALANLKIPGVGCLSQSTICRFESLTLSHNNMVALKPILEAWLEEAERAQREKMAKPEIFNGGDKKRKRTSIAAPEKRSLEAYFAVQPRPSSEKIAAIAEKLDLKKNVVRVWFCNQRQKQKRMKFSATH from the exons ATGATGTCCATGAATAGCAAACAACCGTTTAGTATGCATCCGATTTTGCACGAACCTAAATACACACCTCTACATTCCAGTTCTGAGGCTATCCGACGAGCATGTTTACCCACGCCCTCG CTGCAGGGTAACATCTTTGCTGGCTTTGACGAGACCCTGCTCCAGAGAGCCGAGGCGCTGGCGGCAGTGGACATCGTCGCTCAAAAGAGTCACCCGTTCAAGCCAGATGCCACCTACCACACCATGACAAGCATGACAGGCATGACCTGCACGCCCACGTCCTCTTCTGGGCACCTTCATCACCCGTCTGTGCTGACTTCTCATCACCATCATCCCCACCACCAGCCGACGCAGGGCCTGGAGGGCGACCTGCTCGACCACCTCACCCCCGGCATCACTATCGGAGGCATGCCGGGATCCGACGTTTGCTCCACCGCTTCTCATCCGCATTCACACATGTCAGCAATTAATCACATGCAGCATCACCACCCGCAAAGTATGAACATGCACCACCACGGCCTGGGCTCGCACACCTCTATGGGTGGCGGTGGAGACTCTGAGCCTGATCCACGGGAGCTGGAATCTTTCGCCGAGCGCTTCAAGCAGAGGCGGATCAAACTCGGAGTCACGCAGGCCGACGTGGGCTCGGCGTTAGCCAATCTAAAAATCCCCGGGGTCGGCTGCCTGAGCCAGAGTACTATCTGTCGGTTTGAGTCCCTCACTTTGTCCCATAATAACATGGTAGCCCTCAAGCCTATTCTGGAAGCATGGTTAGAGGAAGCAGAACGGGCTCAGAGAGAGAAAATGGCCAAGCCGGAGATTTTTAACGGCGGGGACAAAAAGAGAAAACGCACTTCCATCGCTGCTCCagagaagcgctcgctggagGCTTACTTTGCCGTCCAGCCCAGACCCTCGTCGGAGAAAATCGCTGCCATTGCCGAGAAACTGGACCTGAAAAAAAACGTGGTCCGCGTGTGGTTTTGTAATCAAAGGCAAAAGCAGAAACGAATGAAGTTTTCTGCAACGCACTAG